A window of Phacochoerus africanus isolate WHEZ1 chromosome 11, ROS_Pafr_v1, whole genome shotgun sequence genomic DNA:
attcaTCCCCAgagctcttttcatcttgcaaaactgaacctctgtacctattaaacaataactccccatcctcctctccctggagtctctggcaaccatcattctatgTTCTCTCTAGGATATGGACTATTCTTAGTAACATATGAATTTAATCAtgtagcatttgtctttttgtgactggctcacttagaataatgtcctcaaggtttatccatgttgtagcatttatcagactttccttactttttaaggctgaattgtATGTACCACAGTTCAACTTGCTTATCTATTATCTGtggatgggcacttgggttgcttctatgttTTAGCCATTGTGAATAAGGCTACTATGAACATGAAGGTACACATATCTCTTCAACACTCAGATTTCTAAAAATACCGAATCACTAGGTTGTGCACCTGACGTCAATataagactgtaaatcaactctatttcaatttaaaaaaagaaagaaagaaaaacgactttgctttcaattcttttgagtatatacccaggagtataatttctgagtcatatggtaatcctgtttttaattttttgaggaacctccatttattttctgcagcagctgcaccattCTGAAGTCCTGCCAACAGGGCGCAAGCTCCAGGGTCTTCATATTCTGTCAACAGTTGTTATTTTTCGCTTTTGTTCTTGATGTTGGCCATCCTAACagttgtgaggtgataccttcttttcaatttgcatttctttgataattagtgatgttgagagtCTTTTCACGTACCTGtgggccatttgtgtatcttctttggagaagtgtcttttcaagtcctttgcccatttttgttcgttttttgttgctgagtaggTGGTACTTTGAGACTATGTAGTGGGATTTTTAGTAAACTTTTACCCACTTGGTTTACCATCCATTGATGCTTCCTGGATGACTTATTACTATGACAGTGGCCAAAGGGtgattttacttatttagttGCTCCTTCTATATTTAGCATTTGGTTTTTTACCTTGTGGAAGAAACTTCTCATACCTGCATTTATTCATCCATGTACTTATATCATTATGGCTTCTTTCTGCATGTCATGGTTTATAatctgttattatcattattattcactTGACTGTCCCAGTGGTCCCAGATTTGGCTAGTCGGAGCTCATAAAAAGTTTCTGTGTTCTAGTAACATGTCCCCATTATTCCTCACTTAGAGGCATAACAAAAATTTCAGGTTCATCTTCTACCTTTCTGGCCACTTCCCTGGAATCAACCATTTCTCTGAGAAGTGGTGGTTTCTTTTGGTGGAGAATGATATTTAtaaaccaagatctgggtgctGACTGTGCTCTCAGGGCCTCTCAGATGACAGAGCTAGGGAatttatgcacacatatatagacaCCTGTATCTTTATTTCCATATCTACCCATGTATGTTAAAAACTGTTGAGTCATACAACACCTCCAATTCCAATTCAGCATCACAGAGTTCAatcaaattttcttcattttcatatttgtgaTTCTGAAAGTGAGAACCTAGTTTCTGTTACTGTCAACATATTTGGTGAGTGTCCACATGTATGATTTTACTTGGGCCGCATTGGGCCTCTATGTGGATACCCTCTCCAGTGCACTTAGGCTCTGACACCCCATGCTAAGTGCCACATGGGCAGCCTCCTCAGCCACTTGGGCTCTTAGACTTTCCACCAGGATTAACACTAGGCTACAACAGCTGCCCCTTGTGTGGAACCCTCATTTCAGTCTTGCTATCCCAAGTCAGGCTGTCGCTGCTTCTCGACAGAAGCTCTATTTAAGGAGGACTACCCAAAAGCTATGCAGGTGACTTGGCCACGTCTACCACCGCCTACCCTTCTTCTAGGCAAGCTCTGCCCTCCCCCAGTGTGGCCTTGCTGATTAGACCTGAGACACTGACTGTACCTTTCTAGGCTGGTTATCATAAATGTCTTGTGGGGGATGACTTATAAAATTCAGCTGAGCCAGTGTTAGATACCTCTTCTTTGGGGGGAAATTTGGAGTTGGAATATTGAGAGACCTAGAGAGTCAAAAGTGTACTGAGAGGTGTCATGCTGAGAAAGGGCTGTGACAGCCACACTGAACTCTGAGCCAGGTGAACAGAGGCTAATAGAGTGGGAAGAGGAGCTGATGAGTTAGGGAGGCAGGTAGGGCCTAATGGTGCTCTCTCTCCCCGGGAAATCCCAGCTGCAATTCCCCTGAGGCCAGCTGTTCCCCCGGAGATAGATGAGTGCCTGGTGTGGGCCAGTGACTTGGCACCCTTTCAAAACAATATTCCTTACATATATTCCCATTTAATTATTTAGGGAGTACAGGGAAAGACTAATTTTCTAACGCTGGAAATAAAGGATTTAGCATACGCACTTGATGCATGGACGTTCCTGAACCAGACAGCTTCAtgggaaaacattaaataatttaaaaccccTTTTGTCAGCTCAACTCTGCCATACATTTATTGGATTATGACTTTCAGCTGACTGTGGTGGCTGATTTCGGCTCATGTCCATTGCCTGTTTTCAGCATTGGTAGCTTTGCTTGTATGTGCAGACATGTTGAAAAAAATCCTACAAGGAATGTTTTTGTACATATATCTGTGACAGGATTGATGATTATTTCTTGAAGGCATTATATTTGCTGAATGAGGTTGGAACTGAGTGGAACCctatagcccccccccccatacaaaAGCCCTTCTATGTCCCCTGCCTCTTACTGGTAGAAAAGCTGAAATCTCCGAGGCCTCCCAGAATCACAAAAGGGCAGGCTCAAGCAGGTAACCGTTAATACAACAGAGTCACAGACTCATTGTCTGATGCTCAGTCCTAAGTTGCTTTACAGATGCTGTAACTGCCACCAAAGGAAATGACATAAGCTGCTCCATCATGAGCAGGACTGGATCTAGACTAACACAATTCTAAGAACTGGCCTCAGGAGAATAGGATTAACATTATTGCTCCTAATGATCTGTGTCTTCGTGGGCATCAAAATAATGGTGGCTTGCTCTTCCTGTATATATAAGTGGGCAACCCAATTGTCAGCAAAGAGACGCTACAGACCCATGTTGACGTCTTCCGCTCTGAGAATACGGTGCCCTTACGTCAGCACGAAGTTACAGAAGATGGACCTCTGCCCCTAATCCCATAGACATGGAGTGAGGTTTGACAGTGGGGAATTGAAGGCAGCTCTTTTGCCCCCTTCTTATTTGCCCATCTCCGTGCCCCTCTGATCTTGATTATGGGAACGAGATCCCCAGGCAGTGTACACTAACTCCTGACTCAGGCTCTCCCGAACGTACACCATGCCTTGCCGAACGAGGGGATTCTTTGCCTAGGTGAAAGGAAGTTAGCGTGAAGAATGAAGTAGCTAAAAAATGACTAGCTCTCTGCCCCGGTTACCCCCCTAGCAATCCTGCAGGCAGCTCACACGGGCAAGACAGCATCTGAAGAGAGAGTCGGCCGGGGAGCAGGCAGTGGAGGATGATGCAGAACCACACCTGCTGCCTCGATGATTCActgagaaccccccccccccgagccccCATTTTCCCCTTTGAAAACTGTCACTGCTGAGCCGACTCTTTAGAGTTGCTCTCAGGACAGGAGTCCACCCCCTCCCCGGGCTGCCGGCTTTTCTGATCAATGCGACTTTCCTTTCTACGGACACTGGCCTCTCGAATTATTGGCTTCTGAGGGGTGAGTGGCCAAAGCTGAGTTTGGTAGCAAAACGATGGGGCCACTCAAGGCTATTGATACACACTGCTAAATTGCCGTAGGTGAAACGGAAAACGAAGGACTAGGCTTTTAAAAGTCTAAAAGTCGATAGCGAAAAAcagttaaaaggaatgaaagaggcacaccgcccccctccccgagCGTAGGAATGCCCTTCTCACACCTCCTTTGCAGAGCGAGCAGTTTGCAACAACAGACAATGTTgtaggcaaacaaacaaacaaaaaaacaaaacaagaaaaaagatgcCCCTACTCCTTCCATGGTATTTAGTACCTTGAATTCTGTATTTTAGAAGTTTCAGGCATTTGAATTTATTTGAGATTGAGTGCATGCTCTGTCCTCCTGAAGTCAGTCATTCCGGGAGCTGACCCCTCACaatcctctccctttctttcctttcaaaaatgtattcTCACAAAATTCGTATCAAGCTTGTTGTACAATAAGCCATCCCAACATGCATAAAatgggacttcccgttgtggcgcagcggaaacgaatctgactagtatccatgaggatgcaggttcaatcccaggcctcacccagtgggttggggatctggcattcctgtggctgtggtgtaggtcagcagctgtagctccagtttgacccctagcctgggaacttccatatctgcagttgtgaccctaaaaaaacaaaacaaacaaacaaaaaacccaaactgcataaaatgaaagataaaagacCCTTTCCTTAAACACAAGCGAATTCataatgcatatgtgtgtgtgtatatatatatatatagagagagagatctctatttttccttgaatttagaatttttgtaGTCACTCTGCATAAAAATCTATATAGTATCTCACTACAATTCAGGAAACTGTCCCTAGTGGTGGCTGTTCACATTGCTTTCAGAGAACATGAACAAGGCAGTGACATCGGCTTGCACTGGAACATGGGCTCGTGGTGTCAGGTACTCTGCCTGACGTTCTTGCTCACTGTCATAGCCCTGGCATCTGGAACTGTGCCTGGCTCAGAGTGGACCCTCCATTCAggttttttgaataaatgaatgaacaaatttgGGGAACATCTGTGCAAGTTTATCTATAGAATAATTTCTGAGATATAAAGTTATGCATCTTTCTTCCCATCCGTTTTTCATCTTGAAAGTACCTTAAACGGACTTCTCCTATGCAATCAGTGCTTATTTCAACAGGAATCCTCCTTGGGTCAGCCCCAGTCATCTAAAGCTATCTAGTCGCACCATTCAAATCCACTTTTCACTTTGTTAACTTTAAATTTAATGGTGCTTCATAGATATGTCTGTCAAAGTTTGCAACGAGAAGCTACATGTGACATGGATTTGCTGTATTTATCGTGAGAAAAGCTTTGCTAATATCTCATTGGGCAAGGACATAGAAAAACAACTTcacagaataaaaaatttaaatgacgtACAAACACACGAAtatgaaattcattcattcattatctgACTGTTATTaaatatctactatgtgccaggtgctgttataggaaataagaatataagtgtaacaaaaaaacagaatactgTTGCCCTTAGAGGACAGGGACCTCATGCTCCGTTTCACAAGTCAGCGAAGAATTCAAATTATAACCACTAAGTGCCTTTTTCCTTTACTTAGAAAATTATCACTTGCTGAAAACTTAGCTAACTCTGCAAAGTAGATGTGAGATGAAAACTCATCTGTATATTCAGGGTGGCAATGGAACATGATGCTCATATTCATTcaaattggtttttatttttgtctatttaaaaagtcaggttctttattttttattttatctagcAAGTTGGAAAACGGTACCAATAGCCTTAAAAATTGTTCCGTCATTTTATCCAGTAAATCCAGTACTAAGAATTTATCGACTAAGCCACAGAGTTATGTGCAAGATACTTGTtttaggggtgtgtgtgcgtgcgtgcgtgcgtgcgtgcgtgtgtgtgtgtgtgtgtctgtgtgtctttttcgGGATgcacctgcacctgtggcatatggagtttccctggtTACGGGTccaactggagttgtagctgccagcctacaccacagccacagcaacgccagagctgagtctcacctgtgacctacagtgcagctcgccaaaatgcgggatccttaacccactgagtgaggccagggatcaaatctgtgtcctcatggatactagtcgggttcgttactgctgagccacaatgggaactcttgttttagcatttttaaaatacactgagGAAACCAAGTCCTAAAACTGAGTTTCCCTGCTGAGTTTATGATTCATCTCTCCATCCACAACTTGATATCCTTTCTTATTGCACCCCCATTCCCCTTGAGATTGGGCAGcatcaaagaaaaggggggattGAAAACAAGCAAGACCCTGAGGCGCCTTCCCAGGTACAAAAGCCTCTGCATGTCTCCCCTTTCTTGCTTGTAGAAAAAAACAAGCTTTCGTCTCTTaggtcttccctgagttccaaagagcagactcgAGCAGTTACTAATTAGGTCAAGAGTCACAGGACCCCTGGTTCCTCCTGaaggaatataaataataatCTGATGCACatctttgagttgttctgcaggaactaagcCCCCCGACTCAGGTGGAGGATGGTGACTCTGCTGACCACAAGCATGTAGATTTCAGACTGGCTGGAACAAGAAGGTTGACGGAGATTCTCGAAACATCACCCTGTTATCTCAACGCAGCCAATCAGAAGAAGGTCCACGAGCTGACCGTGCGTCCCATGACTCTCTCCCCAACCTGTCTTGCCCCAAAGCCAAAACCCTTGCCCCCAAGCCAGTAGAGAGTTTGAGTCTTTTCCACATGAGCTGTCAGTTTTCCTTACATGGTGCCCTGCGGTAAATGCTGTATGTTCCTTCACCACCACCTGGGGTCAGCAGATTggctctgctgcacagcaggtgAGCAGACCTGACTTCTGCTCAGTAACATAACCTAAATACCTGGCAGctggaaaataattattctaCATCTGTCTAGAAGGAAATTctccacaatttttattttcagctttatgCTTCTCTTCATCTTCCCAGTTTTCATAatccatgtgtatatgtataggtTTTATATCacggaaacatttttaaaaagttgttggAGGCATCGCTCGTTCCATTATTTTGTGCCCTCAGTTTATAATCTTTTATGAGAGGtttatttcagaaattatttGCTTCCTGCAGTGCTTCTGTCTTTTGAATATAATCTTGTCTATATACTgatcctattctttttctttttgttaagaaACTCAAGAGCCAAATTAGAAACGTAAGCACAGTATCTGTATTGGGTCTCATTCTGGcgttttttatattcttttaagacCTGGTTTTCTGTTTGTGTATTTCCACATAGAATGTATTTGTTCTAAGTCTTTTCCGACTCCTTGGTAAGTAAACGTAGGGGCATGCATGATGGTGGAACCTGCTGTTTTCAGCAGGAAGAGGCCTCGAACGAGAATGGTCTAACAGGTTAGGGAGCTCTGCCCACCCAGCCCTTTCAAGGGAGTGAACGGGAGGAGTGGTCCGGGGATAGCATTGAGGTGTTCTCAGTCCGCACCGAGTTGTCACTGTCGTCGGAAGAGCAGTTTCTCTTCCCCTCTCAAGTCTCCCTTCACCCCTCTAGAGGGGCAGAACCAACACTGAACTCCAGTGTTAAGTCCAGCAACGCGTTTCATTCCTCCACGTGCTTCCCACGCACAGTCTCTTGAATTTAGGCAACAGTGAAACTGACATTTTTATACCCAGGCTTTTGATTCTCCTTTTGGGCCTTCTTCCAGGCCCTGTAGATGacatatctatacacacacacacacacacacacacacacacactcacacctcgCCTCCTTACAGTTCTCCCCACGTGCCTCCAAACAATCCAGACCTGGAggacccacccccgccccctgccccacgTACACCTGTATATCCGCCTGCAGGAACACTTCCACTCACCTTGGAAATTGTGGTCCCTGAACATTATTTCTGAGGTAATTAGATTTAAGggtaaagatttttctttcttagaaaaattaGGACGGTTGGGTGAGGGATAAATTACCCATTCAGCCGGCTTTCTGAGGTGCCATAGGTGCCCTAAAGGGTGCTGAGGGGTGGATGGAGGTGGACGGTAAGGGAATTCCCAGAGGCAGCAACACTGTCTCTGCTGATGCTAAAGACGTAGCTGAGACTTTAAAGAACATACTAAAAGCGTGGGACTTCCAGTAATGCATGGCCTGGAAATACACTGGGGATGAAAAcaagggctggagttcccgtcgaggcgcagtggttaatgaatccgactaggaaccatgaggttgcgggttcggtccctgcccttgcagggctggtccctgcccttgcattACTGGAAGGGCTGCATTACTTCCAGTAATGCATGGCCTGGAAATACACTGGGGATGAAAAcaagggctggagttcccgtcgaggcgcagtggttaatgaatccgaacccgaaccatgaggttgcgggttcggtccctgcccttgcagggatccggcgttgccgtgagctgtggtgtaggttgcagacgtggctcggatcccgcgttgctgtggctctggtgtaggccggcggctacagctccgattagacccctagcccgggaacctccatatgctgcaggagcggcccaagaagtggcaaaaagacaaaaaaaaaaaaagaaaaaagaaaaaaacaagggcTGATCACTGTAATTCAATGACAACTTAATGCAGTCCCTGGAAGGAATGATTCAAAAACCATCCCAGGACTCTTTGGCTGACCTTCGCATCAGTTTGAGGTTTAGCATCCCATGTTTGTGGAATTCAGATTTTTCAGGAGAAAGGATTGATGAATTTGCTTGCTGACTGCTTGAAAGACTATAGCctatgtaaattaactatacttcaattaaaaaaaaaaaaaaagaatacagcctAGAGCGGACACATTGTTTCATTAGGGAGAGAAAGCAAAGTGTTTGTGCTTTACAAATTCACAGACAGGTTTCAGACTGGCTGAACTCTTGGCAATATAAACAACAGACACGAAGGAGAGTGGTCTGACTAGATTTCTACCTCCCAGAGTCCACGGAAATTGTGAGATGATGTTTGGTAGGTGTAGAAGAGGTGTGGAAACAGAGGTTATCAGAATTTCATCATGCCCTTGAACTTCTATAGGAATTCTGTTCCTTCTGGGAACATTTAGGCTGTGTGTACATTGTAGAAAGTTAAACTCTCCAACCAAAGATGAAGCACAGCCTTGGCCTAGAGTGGATCTGCTATTAATCAGCTGAGACCATAAAGCCACCTACACCATGACTGATGTGAGTGTTTTGGCCAGTGTCCTAGGATGGGTTGGGCATGTGCCCAGCACCCTCTCACTCAGTATGCATCCGGAAGCTCTCCCTTCCTTTCAGCCCAGAGAGACGCTGtgtctggggaggggtggggagtctGTGTTGTCCAGGAAGCACAGGGATGCATATCAATCACTCTGTTTGGCGGGTAGCACAGACACACTGCCCTTTCATCCCGTCCCCAGGCAGGCCGTTCTCGTCCAGGAAGTAGAACTCTTTACAACATTGATGCTGTTCTCATTTACAGTATTAACCAATGTTTTTGAAGTCCTTGAGAAATTGCAAAATCCTCTAGGTTATTTGTTTTAACACTGCTGGGAACCACATGTAGATGGCTAATTTTGACCCTGGTATTGATGTCTCTGGCCACATCCTTATCACTGCTGAATCAACAAGCATGTGTGGAACTTCTCTCCTGGACCCGTTATAAAATGGGTCTAGGAATCCTCCAAGCTGGAAACtctctggctttttttcactCGTGATAACTTCGAATGCCGCCACCATCCAAAGCCTAGGAGAACCACTCTGCAGAGTTCGCTCATGAACTGCTCTCTGCGCACATTCTCTCCCGACCCCATTCGTTGATTAAAATGGACTTTTGATGAAGCAAGTTCAGATTTTGGAGAACACACCCAGTATGGACAGGTCTCTTATAATATGGTGTTTGTTTTCAATGTTCCTTTCATTTTGCCTTGGCTTAACCCCCTTATCAGACAACGGTATGCTGCTAAGACATTTCACCTCTCAGTTTTACTTTTGCATCAACCATTTTCTCCAGGCTGCACCTCTTGGTCATGGAGGAGGCAAAATTCTCTTATCTGTGGGGACCAGGTCTCTCCCTGAGTCTCAGGACAGGCTGTCCTTCCAGCAGCCTCTAGGTGACCCTCTGAACCCCCGTTTGATGAGCACAAACCAACAGTCTTGAGGAGAGTGCTCTGACGCACTGCTCTGCCTCTGTTACTTCCAGAAACCTGAGAGCCCCTTTACCTTGAAGAAGCCTTCCTGGTTACGGCCTCCTGTGTCCCTAACCCTGCCTCTTTTACTTAGTGTGCCTGCTCCTCGCTCTGACTCGCTTATCTGGCTGCCCACGCCCAGGGGCAAGTTGTTAATCAGCGCGTGTTTAACCTCACGGTGAGCATTTCAGCTTTGCAGTTTCTATTCGGTTAGTTCCCAGCACAAGAGactgataaaaatgcaaattcatcctgagcccctcccctccctgcacgtctgcctctcctccctccacccccgcccttGCCCCACTCACCCGCCTGGGATGAGACCACCACGATGCTCCCGTTGCTCTGCTTCAGCATGGGCAAGGCGGCCACGCTGAGGACCACGTAGCTGAGGAAGTTGACCTCCATGCTTCTGCGCACGAGGTGGATGTCGTCACTAAACGGAGTCATGGAGGTGTAGGTGATGTGGTTGAGAATGAGCATGTCCAGGCCCCCTGCAAGAGACGGCTGCGTTGAGAGAAGCCATCTGAGCTTgctccccctccctgccaccaAGCGCCCTGTGACCCCCAGGGAAAAGTCCAGAAGCTGTCTCACCCAGGAGCTTTCCAGCTTTGGCGACAAATTGCTCTGCGAAGGTCATGTCCTCCATGGTGCCAGCAACGTAGTGTGCTGAAGACGCGCCAAGCTCCAGGCAGTGGGACACCACCTGTGGGGGTACAGTGGCCGTGCTCCCAGTCTTTGCCGAAGACCTTTGGGGCGCCGTCTCTGACGTGATGGGGGTTTACATGAGTGGTTACTCACAGCCCTGCTTTGATAAGAAATGGGTAGGAGCGTGTGcctgtgggggtgtgtgtgtgtgtgtgttaaatgcAACCCAACACAAATATTTGTCCTGTTTTAAATGCTCTTTGGAAAAAAGTCGGGGTTGTGCTGGGGTTGGAGCCCATGATTTGTGCTCTGGAGTTTCTGAACACATTATTGGTAGGGATGCTAGTTTCTGTGTAGGTAACCCCAGGTTTGTGAGTATCTGTGTATCTTTGGGTTTGTGAGCCTGAGGATATAGGAGGGCATGTGTCTGCCTGGGTACAAGAATTGAATTCATGAGTAATTGCTAGAAGGTTGGGATCTGAGCACCTGTCGGTATGTCTGTGACTCCATGTTTAAATTTGCATGAGTCGGCATGCCTGGGAGCATTTAGAGCCCGAGAACTTTGTGTCTGTGTACGTGTGCCTGGGAAGAACACTTAATGCCTATTTTTATATTCCTGTGGGTGTTTGAATCCTGTGCCCATCGGTATGTAAATATGCCAGATTCTGTGAGTATACGTAAGAATACATCTGGGTGAACCAGGACACTGTGGATATGATTTGAATTTAGAAGCTGAGGAGTAGGGGAGAGAGGGCATTCTAAGGGAGAAATTAATGATAGTAGAAAGTAGGATTACTGGACTATGGGCTAtagtatgaaaatgaaaataaaaagctcttGAGGCTTAAAGAGAGGATACGTCTGGGCACACATGGGTGCACGGAGTTGTGGGTGCAGGACCCTCACCTTCTTGAGAGTTCCTTCTGACCGCGCTGTCACCACCACGTGAGCTCCCATCCTCGCCAGATGATAGGCCATCTCTCTTCCGATCCCCTTGCTGGCCCCTGTGACAATCACTTTCTTTCCTCGGAGCATCTCTGGGAAACCCCACAAGGAAGTGAGGACCACACTCGGCCGCAGCAGTCCTTCCCCTGCTCTGGGGGTGGGCAGCCTTGTCTCAATGTCTCAAGGCTATGAGCCCAGATCAACTCATCTCAaaccatgtaaatcaatgaaggaACAGTTCGAGTCTTTCATAAACATGCTCTGAAATGGGCGTTTGGGTTGGTTGTTCAAAACCAAGCCTTTCctgctgtcttttaaaaaacaaaaaacaaaaaccctgtggACAGAGGATTCAGCTAGAACCCTGGAGTTCCAGACATTTCTGGGCTCATCCAATTGCtcaattgaaataaaattcaaaaagtcatcaaaacacaTGTGCTCACAGTGATTCCAGGGATTTTCTCTCGCTTCTCTTAGTCATCAACTCCAGCATGCTATCTCTTTTCCCACTGCTCTGTCTCTCCATAGAGCCCAATTATCTGTACACGTTGTAAATTTTGGAATTACCCTCATTTTTGTAGGCGATCTGAAACGGCTTTTGACTAAAGGTGCCAAATAAAACAGAGACCATTTGGCAATCTTTTAGCACCATGActatccctccccacaccccagttACCCAGCCTCTGGCTGGAAGCTGTAAAAATACAGTTTCACCCTCGGGTCCCCTCTTGCCCAGCAAGTCTGGGGATCGAGAACTCATTTTCGATCCTCAGAAACACTCTAGCCATCCCTGGGCTTTTAAATCCATCCCTCCAAAATTAGACACATCGGTACTCACCTGGTCTGAATTCCTCATTTGCGGAATAGTAGTAGTAGGCCAAGAAGATCCCCAGAATAGGGAGGagatattttttcataaaagccATCAGACAGGGACCTGGCCCGAGGAGCCCTGTAGGACACACAGAGAGAACCTACAGAGCTTTCTACAACCTCCTAGGCAGGCAGCAGCCTCTGAATTGTGACATCAGGGACGGAGGAGGCTGGAGTAGTCTCAGGCAGAGCTAGCCAATTTCCCTGTCAGAGCAGCGATTGGCTTTGGGTGGGATCCATTCGTCCCTGGCAGCCTGCGTGGTAGATTTCATAATGGACAATGTTTACTCCATTTCATTGAGCAAGAAGAGACTTCCAGATGGCCAAGCTCAAGACTGTACAGGACCGGATTCCTCAGTGTCCCTGCCCCGAGCCCATCTTCCCCCGAACGCCATTTACGCCAGGAATCAACAGCCTTTCAAGGGTGGTATATCAAAAGGCAGCGGCAGTGTGTGCGGGCAAGTGTGAGTAACAGCAAAGAGAGCCAGAGTCAAGCAAACCTCACTCTCAGCCCCACCTCCCAGTcagaagcaattaaaaataacagcacaaatcagaaaaataagcTTGAGAGAGAAAGGGCACatcttgggaaaaaagaaaagaaggcaaacaaGCCCTATAAACCCCACACTCAAGTTGAGTGAACAATATTACAACATCAAAGGGGA
This region includes:
- the HSD11B1 gene encoding 11-beta-hydroxysteroid dehydrogenase 1, with product MAFMKKYLLPILGIFLAYYYYSANEEFRPEMLRGKKVIVTGASKGIGREMAYHLARMGAHVVVTARSEGTLKKVVSHCLELGASSAHYVAGTMEDMTFAEQFVAKAGKLLGGLDMLILNHITYTSMTPFSDDIHLVRRSMEVNFLSYVVLSVAALPMLKQSNGSIVVVSSQAGKMANPLVAAYSASKFALDGFFSSIRKEYSVTKVNVSITLCILGLINTDTAMTAVAGILNVQPSPKEECALEIIKGAALRQEEVYYDSSILTSLLLGNPGRKILEFLSLRHYNMERFTNN